From Brassica rapa cultivar Chiifu-401-42 chromosome A06, CAAS_Brap_v3.01, whole genome shotgun sequence:
AGACCGATGTCGCAAAGCTTATTTTTACATCTGAGACAATTTCACGCTCTGATGTGGTGGTGAAATAATAACCACGCTCGGTTAAGATCTTCATCAACGCATGAGTGACGTCAAGACCCTCAAAATCAAGACACATGATAGCATGTGGAAGGGCATAACCTTCATAGATAGGAACAATGCGGCTCAGACCATCTCCTGTTGTAGATTACTGTGAGGTTGTTTAAGTGAGCATTGACAGTTAGAGAACCAATAAACACCAACTAACAACTTTATAACAGTAGGCTTCAGGATACGTACCCGTCTACTTGGATACACGTTGGATAGCCTGATTTTTGTCGTTGTAGGTTCTCTTGATGCCACATGCTTCACCAAAAATATATGTAGCAAATACTGGTAACAAATGTAGAATACAGATGCAATATTATTGACCACCTAATATGATAAAGAATTATCCGGTGAAATAGTGTTAGGATTAGTTAGAGCCGTGGCTCTGTTCATATTTCTGAAACCTGATTTATTCAGTTGGGTCTAGAAAGAGTTGAGTCTTTGAGCCCCAATAAATCCGTGGACCAAAGTCgactgaaaaaaaaactaagcagTCTGATAGTTTTCATTGCTTAAGTGAATcgaaattgataaacaaattgaAATAGAGGAGTTGAATGAGAGTAACCTTCTCATCGAGGAAAACCATGTCAACGCCTATAAGCTCTCCTGCTTCTTCACATTCCTAgcctccaaaaaaaaaaaagacttccCAAAACGGTCTCCTTGCAACACACAGCCTTAAAATCAGAATAATATAGTTGAGTAATCGCTATGGACGATCTGGTTCTAGGGTTTTTAGGAGAGGATGATTTGAATAAGTTTTGTGATTTCACCTTGACGCCATATGTATAGTGGCTTCGATTGATGGGGGAAGTTGAAAAATCTGAACTGATAAGGAGTAAGCGAGATGAATTGAGATCAATTAAATTACACTGTTGAATTGAATCGAGGGGGAGACAGAGAGAAAGACGTTTGTTTAATAAGATAACATCGAGAACGAACTGGTTAAGATCTTAGAGAGCATGGAAGGATCTCTGGTGCTTGCTTTGATGCTGAAACGAAAACAGTAAGAAGTGCTCGGTTTCTTTGCTCTTCGATCGGAGAAGACGGAGAGGTAAAGGCGAGGAGAATCTTATCCTTCGACGGTTTGTTTTTGTGATCTGTGTCCAAATAAAACTCCAATAAAGCCCAAATGGCAAGCTTTACGGATGAAGCCCACAAGGTATACTGCTCAGACTTTGGACAAAATTAACACCGCGAAGCCCGTCTGACGTGTGTCTAATTAGACGTTCCTTATTGGCTTGAATTACTTATCCTACGTGGACATGTTCCCTATTCAGTATATTggccttttagtatagtatagatgatTATCGCAAGTTTGTTAATGTATTAGAAACAGTTTGAATCATTATTTAAGTACTTAATTCATATTccaataattataaaaattaattgcaTTTTCTTAGCCGTCAGCTTTTTGAGCTCAACTTAAAACTTTTACATTATTCAAATACAAACAGACTGACTGACTACATGTGAGATGCAAGacaataaattttatttgaaatattaaacttcttgtgataaaaaaatcagttttaaTACTTTTAACTATGAATTATGAAAAGCATCTTCAATCCACCATTTTATTTCTATTctaattcttttatattttctattgtaAAGTGAAAATGAATATTGATATAATAGTTAATATTAAAGATGGGCAAATATCTGGAGAAAACCAAAATAGACCAACTCAGCCAAACTGACccaaaccaaatcaaattatatatccTAACCATTTGGTTAAAGGTTTTATCTATCCAAATAGTTTCGTTTAATTTGGTTTTAATCAAACAAAACCTAAAACCAAAtggtttatttaattaaattaactaaatataataattatactaAGATTTCAGATATTTAAACATCTAACTTAAAACACAACacataattttatacattttacttttgaataaagagaaaaaacacaactaataataaaataaaaaactacgAATCTTAAACATCatcaaaaccgaaaaaatacctataatatttatattagattCGAATACACATTTTTATCTTgcgatcattttttttatttgttttagacCTACCAATGAACTGATGGTGTGTTAAGACCTCGTGGAAGgagagcttttttttttccacaatCTCAGACGTCCCTATCAATCTCTTTAACTTCTTCTCGCCTATGATTGTTTTCGACTATTTTTAACCGGTTGTTCCCTACAAATACACATTCTTTCCTTGCCATCACTTTTCTACTCTATTTCAGACCTACCAGTGAACTAAAGAAGTGTAAAGAACTTGTGCAACTTCTTATCGACTGCTTAGTAAACATCTTGACAAGAACATCATAAATTAGCTATCTGTCTTGAGAAACTTGGGAAATAAGAAGAATGAAAGGCTTCTCAGAAATTGGTTCAACacaaatttatatttcattATAAGTCAATTATTTTTTGATGTTTGAGCTTTTAGAAAACAACTGTATTTGATGTACAAATTAGATTTTTGatgaatataatttaatatttattttaaaaattagttttttttttcattttaaaaataaaaaatttgacaaagttgagaatttttttactctaaaataaaatttaccaGTCTTGCGGAAAGGAGGAACGTGAGCTGCTATACCAAATCCCAGGCTGGCTATCGGGGACCGAGTAATAAGGCCATGTTCTGCAGGGGAAAAGATCATCTCTTTCAGGAGCAAGAGCAGTTGGCGGAGAAGCAAGAATAAATCCAAGTGGCCAGCTGAAATGGAATTGGATTATCTATCGGTCATTGAGAAATACATAGACTTAGAGGGTGGTCCCCTTTTCTCGTGTAAAAGCAATCAGAATTCGAACATGCTGCATTTTACTGGGAAGGATCGTGGCGAAGGCACTCTCCTAATGGGCGGAAATTGCAGCCCCTCTTTCGCTTGGTTAATTAGGGAGCCAATCAGTATGTCATTAAGATAATAAGATTGAAGATACATTTATTTGATTATtgacaaaataaaactaaaaagtttGTTACAAATCTGGAGTTGATTTTATTGAAGGTGATTGGTTGAgtgtaactttattttaaagtatGTGCTGTAAAATTTAGTctattgatttttgtttttgaagatgtaaaaattaaatagaaaaaataaagataatatGTATATGCTTCTATAAGcctaaaaattgatttaaagcGTAATTGGTAATTTTAAAGTCTGTcaataaaaattaaagctaaaacATGTATTTACATTCTAACTAATCATCCCATTATCACTGATTATACAGTTTATGTATAAAGTTTTGGATTTTGgtctttttatatattcttttcCTGGGGGCATAATAAAGTCTTACAAAAATGAATCTTTTTATCAAGAATAGAGTCATACTTGTTTTCAAGTGCGTAATTGTGCTTAAATTTAACGGTTTTATTTTGATAatcatatattttcaatttttgaaaAGAAGCAGCACAGCACACTCAGTGGCATAATATTGGGAGGATCTTGAATTTTGGGCTATTTAAGGAAACTAAAGTATTGAAATTAGGATTGTACACTACAGTAGTTTAGATACTttagcttttaaaaaaaattaatttttttattaaaattaaatacatttttcaaaGAATATAAATACATGACGCTATGAGATAgtataaaataagttaaaaaaaaaacaaataatttatacaCAAACTCTCCCCTCTCCTTACTCTTGTTTTTCTCTGACAAAGTTATGGGAGAACAGCACATCTCAGCTACAGTTCCCCGTGACAGAACAGATGAACAGGTTTTGATTAAAGTTTCTCaattttgatttgttctctGCTTTACATTTTACTTTGATTGTTCACTGAATCATCTCTTCTTCTCAATGATTCTTGTTTCGTACTCTACAATTTTCTAGTTATATAAACTTAAAGAGATTATTGTTCTGTGTTCATTCCATTACTAGTTCTTGTCTTTAAACGTTCATTCCattactagtttttttttttgtttgacaaaagaaaaactttctttttaaattcCATTACCAACCCTTGTCTTCAAACGTAATTCTGTTTTCTTGAACACAATAAGAATTACTTCTCAGGATCTCTGAAGTCTCTTAATAGTTAACTTAGAAATATATAAGAGATCTGTATAGACCATCAtaaaactcgagatctttcagcaagaaaaaaataaaaaaaaattcagtgtTAGCATTTTTGGTATGATGATGGATCGTTTTGTTGCAGGCAATCTTGGCTTTGAAGAAAGGTGCACAACTTCTGAAATGTCGGAGAAGAGGAAACCCAAAATTCTGTCCTTTTAAACTCTCAATGGTGGGTTGTTTTGGATCTTCGAATTGGAATcccataaaaatattaaaaaaaagcaaAGAGAAAGTAATCATTTAAAGGGTTTTGTAAAGTTGTATTCTTTTGCTTTTTGAAGGATGAGAAGTATCTAATTTGGTACTCAGGACAAGATGAGAGACAGCTGAGATTGAGCTCGGTTATAACGATCGTTCGAGGACAGATCACGGTATGTCTGAGTATAAGATTTGGATTGTTCCTTAAGATTAAAGGTGATGATGCAGCGTGTCTTTCTCTATCTATAAGCCGAAGTTTGAGAAGCAAGCTCAACCGGATCGAAAAGAGCAGTCGTTTTCACTCGTCTATGCAAATGGAGAATACACTCTTGATCTTGTAAGTTGGGTTTTGTTCAACGACTTTTTtgtataaatgttcttgaacaTGTCTTGTTGGTGATGTTAGATATGCAAGGATAAAGCACAAGCAGACTCTTGGTTTAAAGGCCTTAGAGCTGTGATAACGAAGCACCACAATGCTAGATCTTCTGTGAATCTAAGGACAAGCAGGGGAGCTCAAAGTTGTATCAATAGCCCTGCGGGGTTTATCCGCAGGAAACAGAATCTTGGACTTGTCGAAGAAACCCCTGACTTCACTCAGGTAAACTAAAAAAACTCTCTTCTTGCCTTGATATCGTTTCttgatgtctgtgtgtgttatGTTCTTGAAGATACGCAGTTTATGTGCGAGTCCATCCACATTACTTGAGGAACGGTGTTTGTGGTTGTCAGGCTCTTCAGACAGTTTCTACTCCGCGGAATCAGCTGGTTCAGATGGGTTCGGCCCAGTTTCTCCTTACTACGAAGCAGACTGTGACCAGACAGGTTCAGAGCTTAGCAAGAAGCATTCATCACAAAGATTTTATGTTTCTCCCCCTCACACTGTAACTCAGCCAACTGCAAGATCCAATGTCCTCAAGGACGTAATGATATGGGGAGCTACAAGGGGTCTTATCGAGGGATCAAAGAATCAGAACGATGCTTTATCTCCTCAGCTTTTAGAGTCGGCCACCATGTTTGATGTACAAAGCATTTCTCTGGGTGCAAAACACGCTGCGCTGGTTACGAGACAAGGTGAAGTGTTTTGTTGGGGCAATGGAAACAGTGGTAAGCTTGGTCTTAAAGTGAACCTTGACATCGACCATCCGAAACGCGTTGAATCACTCGAAGGTGTTGCGGTTGGATCAGTGGCTTGTAGCGATCACCAAACATGCGCTGTTACCGAATCCGGAGAGCTGTATCTGTGGGGAATAGACGGTGGAACTATTGGAGAATCAGGAAGACAGTTCTTAACTCGGAAAATAGCTGATCTCTTTGGTGGATCTTTGAGGGTTTACAGTGTCGCTTGCGGCGCGTGGCACACAGCGATTGTGACATTTTCTGGTCAGCTTTACACATACGGTAGTGGAACCTTTGGAGTTCTTGGACATGGGAGCCTTGAGAGTGTTACAAAGCCAAAAGAAGTGGAGTCTTTGAAGCGAATGAAGGTGGTATCTGTTTCTTGTGGACCGTGGCACACGGCTGCAATAGTGGAAACCTCCACCATCGACAGGAAATATCACAATGCCAAGAGTTGTGGAAAGCTGTTTACTTGGGGAGATGGAGATAAAGGAAGGTTAGGTCACGTGGACAGCAAGAGAAAGCTCGTGCCGACTTGTGTTTCGGAGTTGATTGATCAAGATTTCGTTAAAGTCTCATGCGGATGGACTTTAACTGTTGCACTCAGCAACAGAGGAACAGTTTATACGATGGGCAGCTCAATTCATGGCCAGTTGGGATGTCCAAGAGCCAAGGATAAGTCGGTAAATACTGTTTTAGGCAATTTAACAAGACAATTTGTCAAGGAGATTGCTTGTGGTTCACATCATGTAGCTGTGTTGACTTCTTTTGGTAATGTTTATACTTGGGGAAAAGGCGCCAACGGACAACTTGGGTTAGGCGATGTTAGAGATAGAAACTCGCCGGTTCTTGTTGAGTCTTTAGGAGACAGGTTGGTGGAAAGTGTAGCTTGTGGGTTGAGTTTAACGGCTGCGATTTGCTTACACAAAGACATCTCTTTGACTGATCAAAGCGCTTGCAGTTCTTGCAAGTCAGCTTTTGGATTCACAAGGAAGAAACATAACTGTTACAACTGTGGTCTCTTGTTCTGCAATGCATGTAGTAGCAAGAAAGCAGTTAATGCTTCCTTGGCACCAAACAAGGGCAAACTTTCTCGAGTCTGCGATTCTTGCTTCAATCATCTATGGAGAATAACAGAGTTTTCAAACAAGGTTAAGATGGACAATCGAACTCCAAGGATGCAGTTGGTTACTAATGCACGAAGGTTATCTGGCGAATGGACAGAAACTGAATCACAGAATCAGATTCAGAATATTCCACAAGCTAATAGTTCTTCAGATGGACAGCCTCGATGGGGACAAGTCTCTGCTccttctctgtttctttttgACAAAATGTCACTATCTTTGACAAGTCCTGAGGATATATCAGTCTCATCCAGAAGACCATCTTCTACAAAGATCTCGACCTCGTCTGAGACGAACAAGATCTTTATCGACGAAATCGAAAGGCTAAAGGCCGAGGTATAGTACTTTTACCTTCTCATATACAATAGCTTCATATTATACAAATAAAGATTCCATTTTTCTTGCAAATGTAGGTAAGAAATCTCCAGAAGCAGTGTGAACTTGGTAACGATAAGATTGAAGAATGTCAAAGAGAGTTTGAGAAGACATCACAAGTTGCTAAAGAAGAAGCTGAGAAGGCTAAAGTTGCTAAAGAGATAATAAAAGCTATGGCCTCAAgggtaaatatataaattagcaaacattgtttaaaaaaaaaaaaatctttttgtttATAACATGATCCACATTTCTGTCTATTTGCTTGCAGCTTCAGACGAACAAGGAGAAACCGAACAATCCTAAGACTGGCATTGCATGCAATCCGTCTAAAGTCTCGCCCATCTTTGATGATGATTCAGTTTCCGCTCCATATTTCACACCAATTACCACGACTTGTTCACAATCCAAAGACAAACAAATTGTAGAAAAATGTTCAAGCCGTGAAAGCAACATTAGGCTATTGGTAAATGCATCGCCAGCCATCACAAGAACAGGGTATATGCAAAATGGAACACAAGAATCGACAGCAGAACAAGTAGAGCAATATGAGCCCGGTGTATATATAACTTTCACGGCCTTGCCTTGCGGTCAGAAGACGCTTAAACGCGTACGATTTAGGTAAAAGATATTCTTGATttaggccctgttcgtttgctcacccaggtgatccatctgggtgaagatgcaaattgatgttcgtttagtgcattataatgctacatccagatggatcacccagctgaatttttaaaaactcatctcaaattctcacccaaatgaaggtgagtcttgatggtgcatctggatgcagatgcatctagttcagaccaaaatgataaatgacaaaaatgaccttttaaaatcaaaatattattttcaaaccgtaaattctatatttgcatatacatttttccgctataacaaaaaaatacattttctcttaaaaactgaaaaacacactttcccgccaaaactgcaagatgcatttttccgcaaaaaaacataaaacacacattttcataaaaacacatgtttcggctaaaccagtaaaaccgcacttttcgaccaaaaccgaaaaacgcattttcccgccaaaacgcattttcccgccaaaactccaaaaaacattttccagccaaaaccgcaaaaagcattttccgccaaaacaggAAAAAACGCATTTcctcgccaaaaccgagaaacacaattttcccgccaaaaccgaaaaacggaattttccagccaaaaccggaaaacagaATTTTCGCGCTAAAACTGGAAAACGAaaaatttcccgccaaaactgaaaaacacaattttaacgccaaaaccgaaaaatgaaatttttccgccaaaactggaaaaacgtattttcccgctaaaatcggaaaacgtattttcccgctaaaaccggaaaaacacatttttccgctaaaaccgaaaaaatgcatttttccgctaaaaccgggaaaacgcatttttccgctaaaaccggaaaacacattttcccgctaaaaccggaaaaacgcattttcccgctaaaaccggaaaaacgcattttcccgctaaaaccggaaaaatgcatttttccgcaaaaaccggaaaaacgtattttcccgccaaaaccggaaaaatgtattttcccgccaaaaccggaaaaaaacGTAtcttcccgccaaaaccggaaaaatgtattttcccgccaaaaccggaaaaaacgtatcttcccgccaaaaccggaaaaacacattttcccaccaaaaccggaaaagagcattttcccgcaaaaaccggAAAACTGAATTTTCCCGCGAAAACCGGAAAACTGAATTTTCCCGCGAAAACCGGAAAACtgaattttcccaccaaaaccggaaaaatgtattttcccgccaaaaccgcaaaaatgacTTTCCAGCCAAAAcgcaaaaaatgtttttttccgccaaaatcgtgaaaaaaaacttttcccgtcaaaaacacttttcccgccaaaacttcaaaacacactttttccgtccaaaccgcaaaaacgtattttccgccaaacccataaaacgtattttccataaaaatgcattttttcgcgaaaaacacatatttcctcaaaaaccgcaaaaatattttccgccaaaaccgtaaaaatgatatttttccgccgaaacgttaaaaattatattttagtcattttattaacaagttcACCTGGATGCAgatgaaagttaaaaaataaaaatcaaacgaacatagttgcattcagatgattcatctggatgcatggacgaaatgaagaaacgaacaacaccCAGATGGAGCATCTGGGTAGGACATctagatggaccatctggatgcatcttcgagatgtacaaacgaacagggccttaGTAATATTAGGTTTCAAGTGTGCAAGTGTTGATGTGATTGTTGCTAATTTTGGTTGCAGTCGAAAGAGGTTTTCAGAGAAGGAAGCACAAAGATGGTGGGAGGAGAAACAAGTTTTAGTCTATAACCAGTATGATGCTGAAGCATGAACTAATTGACAATgtaattctatttttaatatggTTTTCGTCTTTTTCAACAACtctaacttgttttttttttcaacaactCTTAACtcgtttttgatcattttcctTGTTAAATGCTATTTTAGTCAAAAAAGCTCTTTCTAAGATTTTTTGAGAGATTTGCTCTAAATAGTTTCTGTAGGATTTCTGATTGAAAATCATGAAACAATAAACATATAAACGATAATGTAATAAGTCAGACTCTGGACATCATTAGAAGACTTCTCCCggagatgatttttttttatataaataaaatttacatattttctttctctctctcaaatGACTGTAACAAAAATGCAATGCATCTCACTCTAAAACTCTCTAAActctctctaatttttttgaatttgaaaacaccaaattttatatcaaattgtTCATTTTTATGTCTTATATATTTCTCattaatttatcttgtttttgcagatttttcattcatggttttcatcttcttttttttaaaaagtagatctataattttttatatgtaCTTTATGTGTGTTATATGTTATATTCCAAAAAGTTATAGATTCAACATAGTATGACTGTTGAAacgttattattttttttttttgaattgaatgttaaatttaattaaaaaaaaaagaccttgTTACAACTATGTGTATCCATTCCTAAGATTTTCTGTACAAGTCTAGAGAAAAAACCAAATAGAAGAATAGCAATTTTTCTCCCTTAACTCATCAACCTCCTCATCCTTTATCCACCTTCTCAAATCTACCTAGCTTTCACTCCTACTAGGCAgccagctctcactcctactggaTCTCCTCATCACAAATCAACCTTCCCAAGTCTAcctagctctcactcctactaggcagccagctctcactcctactggatgtccagctctcactcctactagaCCTTCTCAACCAGAACTCACAAAAATAAGATTCGAGCTCACTCCCTTCATCgagtgctaaaccaaaaaacCATTCCTCCTTCCAACTCCTTATTGCCTCTCCTCTGCATAATGAAAACATTCCTCATGTTCTTATCCAGCCTTATGGCCAAAACTTCACTTGGGGTAGGTTTCTCATCATGTTTCCTTCTATTTCTTTCCATCCAAATTGCATGCACAGCATCTTGCATCATATATCGAGTGacaaaaagttttattttgcTCCAGCTTCTACGCATAGTTGTGAGTTGAATTAAACTCTCCCAATCTCCCGTGAACTGACCTTGCAAGACCCCTTCCATTAGCACTTCCCATATTTGCATAGAGTAAGGGCATTTGAAAAAAGGTGCTCTACAGTCTCCAAAGGATGTCTACACAAAACACACGAACCATCCGCTTTGACACTCCAAGTTATTATACGATCTCCAGTGGAAAGCCTCCCTAGCATCACCATCCAAGTGACAAAAGCATATTTGGGAATAGCATGTTTAAACCATACAGTAGAGTGCCATGAGCAACAAAGATGCTTCTCTCGAATATTTTGCCAAGTATCACAAGTGAAAAAAGCAGCTTTGTATCTACCCTTCTCATTCCTCCACAGAGACACATCCTCCTCATCAACCCacttctccttcatcttctcAATTTCCAACTCCACTGCATTTAGAATATGAACTCGATGATGTCTCCTCCTGTGACTTTTACAAGCTTCCACAGTATCTTTTGCACGTATGCCCAGATCAATGTGTCCTCTACCACTCAAAACCTCTTGTAGACGACCCATTGGAGACCAAGCTTCAAACCAAAAGGACGCTTTCTTTCCATTTCGCACCTCCACTTGATATAAACTTTTTGCAATCTCACGACATTTTAGAAGCTTTTTCCACATCCATGAACCACTCTGT
This genomic window contains:
- the LOC103849089 gene encoding PH, RCC1 and FYVE domains-containing protein 1, which codes for MGEQHISATVPRDRTDEQAILALKKGAQLLKCRRRGNPKFCPFKLSMDEKYLIWYSGQDERQLRLSSVITIVRGQITPKFEKQAQPDRKEQSFSLVYANGEYTLDLICKDKAQADSWFKGLRAVITKHHNARSSVNLRTSRGAQSCINSPAGFIRRKQNLGLVEETPDFTQIRSLCASPSTLLEERCLWLSGSSDSFYSAESAGSDGFGPVSPYYEADCDQTGSELSKKHSSQRFYVSPPHTVTQPTARSNVLKDVMIWGATRGLIEGSKNQNDALSPQLLESATMFDVQSISLGAKHAALVTRQGEVFCWGNGNSGKLGLKVNLDIDHPKRVESLEGVAVGSVACSDHQTCAVTESGELYLWGIDGGTIGESGRQFLTRKIADLFGGSLRVYSVACGAWHTAIVTFSGQLYTYGSGTFGVLGHGSLESVTKPKEVESLKRMKVVSVSCGPWHTAAIVETSTIDRKYHNAKSCGKLFTWGDGDKGRLGHVDSKRKLVPTCVSELIDQDFVKVSCGWTLTVALSNRGTVYTMGSSIHGQLGCPRAKDKSVNTVLGNLTRQFVKEIACGSHHVAVLTSFGNVYTWGKGANGQLGLGDVRDRNSPVLVESLGDRLVESVACGLSLTAAICLHKDISLTDQSACSSCKSAFGFTRKKHNCYNCGLLFCNACSSKKAVNASLAPNKGKLSRVCDSCFNHLWRITEFSNKVKMDNRTPRMQLVTNARRLSGEWTETESQNQIQNIPQANSSSDGQPRWGQVSAPSLFLFDKMSLSLTSPEDISVSSRRPSSTKISTSSETNKIFIDEIERLKAEVRNLQKQCELGNDKIEECQREFEKTSQVAKEEAEKAKVAKEIIKAMASRLQTNKEKPNNPKTGIACNPSKVSPIFDDDSVSAPYFTPITTTCSQSKDKQIVEKCSSRESNIRLLVNASPAITRTGYMQNGTQESTAEQVEQYEPGVYITFTALPCGQKTLKRVRFSRKRFSEKEAQRWWEEKQVLVYNQYDAEA